From the genome of Streptomyces sp. V2I9:
CGCGCGCACACCACGGCGCCCCGGACGAGCTTCCGTCCGGGGCGCCGTGGTGTGTGCGACGCGCTGTCTCAGACCCCCGCGTAGGAGTGCAGGCCGGAGACGAAGATGTTCACGCCGTAGTAGTTGAACAGCCAGCAGGCGAAGGCGACGAGGGCGAGGTAGGCGGCCTTGCGGCCCTTCCAGCCGGCGGTGGCGCGGGCGTGCAGGTAGGCGGCGTAGGCGACCCAGGTGATGAAGGACCAGACCTCCTTGGGGTCCCAGCCCCAGTAGCGGCCCCAGGCGTCGCCCGCCCAGATCGCGCCCGCGATGATCGTGAACGTCCACAGCGGGAAGACGGCCGCGTTGATCCGGTACGAGAACGTGTCCAGCGAGGCGGCCGAGGGCAGCCGCTCCATCACCGAGGACGCGAACTTCCCGGGCGTGCCGCCGGAGGCGAGCTTGTTCTCGTAGCTGTCGCGGAACAGGTAGAGGATCGTGCCGACCGCGCCGAGGTAGAAGACCGCGCCGCACAGGATCGCGGTGGAGACGTGGATCCACAGCCAGTACGAGTGCAGGGCGGGCACCAGCTGGTCGCTGTCGGTGTAGAGCGTGGTGACCGCGATGCCGAGGTCCAGCAGGACCGTGGTGACCAGCGGGAGGCCGATCCAGCGGACGTTCTTCTTCAGCGCGAGCAGCACCAGGTAGGAGCCGACCGCCACCGTGGAGAAGGTGATGGAGAACTCGTACATGTTGGCCCAGGGGGCCCGCTCCACGGACAGCGCGCGGGTGGCGACGCCGCCCGCCTCGACGAGGAAGGCGACCACGGTCAGCGAGACCGCGATCCGGCCCCACAGGTCGCCCTTGAACGTCCCGCCGGCCGCCCCCGGCCCGTCGGGCACGTCACGCGTCCCGGTCGCGGAGCGGGTGACGACCTCGGGCCGCTCCAGCACGGCGGTGCCGCCGGCCTGCGCCTTCCCGGTGACGGCGGCTCCCGTACCGGCCCCGGCGTTCGCCGCGGGGGCGGACAGCGCGGCGGCCGTGCGGCCGACCTTGCTGCGGCTGCCGAAGACCCACTCGGCGATGTGCGCGAAGAAGGCCAGGGTGTAGACGGCCATCGACGAATAGATCAGCACGTTGCTGGCGTTCGCCAGGTTCTCGTTCGTTGCGGCGGCGAGATTCACTTCTCAGCCCCTTCGGCAGGTGCTTCGGCAGGGTGTACGGGCCGGCTCCCGGCCTCGTTGGTGGCGCCGGGCGCGGCCGGCGTGTCCGGGGTGTCGGGCTTCCCGTCGAGGTCCGGCTTCTCCGGCGCGGCGGGGGCGACGGGGGCCGTGGTGACGAGGGCGGCCGACAGCTCGCCCAGCTCCTCGGGGAGCCGCGCGGACTCGCTGCGGCCGAGGCCCGCCATCTCCACGACCGTGACGCCGTCCGCGCCCCGGACCGCCCGCACCCACACGCGGCGGCGCTGGATGAACAGCGAACCGGCGAGCCCGGTGATGGCGGCGACCGCTCCGCCGAGCGCCCAGCCGTTGCCCGGCTGCTGCGAGATCTGGAAGCTCGCCCACTCCTCGGTGCCCTCGTAGGTGATGGAACCGCCGTCCGGCAGGTCCAGCTTCTCGCCGGGCATCAGCATCTTCTTGAGGAGCTCGCCCTTCTCGTCGGTGAACTCCTTCATCTTGGACGTGTCGAGCTGGTAGACGTTCTGCGCGAGCCCGGAGTCCACGCCGAGGGAGCCGTGGTAGGCGCTGAGCGCCAGCACGGGGAAGTCCAGGGCGGGGAACTGCGAGAACATCTGGCCCTTGCCGTGACCGGCGAAGGTCGGCACGAAGAACGCCTTGAAGCCCAGCTGGGTCTTCTCACCGTTCTCGTCCTTGTAGCCGTCCATCACCTTGATGGCGCCGGACGAGGTGATGTTGTTGTCGATCGGCAGCAGCGGCACGGCTGACCGCGAGACGACCTTCCCCTTGCCGTCCCGGACGGTGACGACGGGGGCGTAGCCGTGGGCGATCAGATAGACCTTGGTGCCGTCCACGACGAGCGGTTCGTTGACCTTGATGACGCCCTTGCGCTCCGCGCCGTCGGCCCCCTCCGCGTACGTCACCCGTGCCTCGAAGGTGCGCGGGGTGCCGCGCTGCGGGCCGCTCTTCTCGTACGTGCCGACGAAGTCGTCCAGCACGAAGCTGAACGGGGCCAGCGACTCGGAGTCGTAGAGCGAGCCGTACTTGATGTTGTCGTACTGGGTGAGCGTGTTGGAGAAGCCGTCGCCCTCGACGACCAGCTTGCCGCCCTCGGACTTGAAGAGCTGCCCGCAGGCGAAGGCCACCAGCATCACGATCAGGGCGATGTGGAAGATCAGGTTCCCCGCCTCGCGGAGGTAGCCCTTCTCGGCGGCGATCGCGTCGCCCGCCTCGTGCGCCCGGAAGCGCCGCTTGCGCAGGACCGCGAGGGCCGCCGCGCGCACCTCGTCGGGCCCGGCCTCGGTGCGCCAGATGGTGTACGCGGGCAGCCGCGTGAGCCGCTTCGGCGCACCGGGCGGGCGGCTGCGGAGCTGGCCGACGAACTGGCCGGTGCGCGGCACGATGCACCCGATGAGCGAGACGAACAGCAGGATGTAGATCGCGGAGAACCACACCGAGCTGTAGACGTCGAAGAGCTGGAGCTTCTCGTAGATCGGGGTGAGGGTGGTGTGCTGGTCCTTGAAGGCCTGCACCTTCACGTCGTCGACGCTGTTCTGCGGGATCAGCGACCCCGGAATCGCGCCGAGGGAGAGCAGGAAGAGCAGGATCAGCGCCACCCGCATCGAGGTGAGCTGACGCCAGAACCAGCGGACCCAGCCGATCACACCCATCGCGGGCACGCCCGCCCCGGTCTCGCGCTCCTCGCGGGGGGCGGTGGAGAGCCGCTCACCGGCCGCGCCGTGGGCGGAGCCGTCCGGGCCGGGGGCAGCGGCGCGCGCCTCCCCGTCCTCGTCCGCGCGCTGCCGCGTCCCCGTGCTGTTCGCCTTGCTCATGAACTCAGATCCCTACGACGAAACCGCTGGACCAGCTCTGCATCTGCTGCATGATCGTGGCCCACACACCGGTCAGCAGCAGGATTCCGGTCACGATCATCATTCCGCCGCCGATCCGCATCACCCACGCGTAGTGGCGCTTGACCCAGCCGAACGCGCCGAGTGCCTTGCGGAAGGCGATCGCGGCCAGGACGAACGGGACGCCGAGTCCGAGACAGTACGCGACGGTCAGCAGCGCTCCGCGTCCGGCGGTGCCCTCGGTGAACGCGAGGGTGCTCACGGCCGCGAACGTCGGACCGATGCAGGGGGTCCAGCCGATCCCGAACAGCGCGCCGAGCAGCGGTGCGCCGGCCAGTCCGGCGACCGGCCGGCGGTGGAAGCGGAACTCGCGCTGCGTCACCCCCGGCAGGAGCCCCATGAAGAAGACCCCCATGAGGATCATCAGG
Proteins encoded in this window:
- the ccsB gene encoding c-type cytochrome biogenesis protein CcsB, with protein sequence MNLAAATNENLANASNVLIYSSMAVYTLAFFAHIAEWVFGSRSKVGRTAAALSAPAANAGAGTGAAVTGKAQAGGTAVLERPEVVTRSATGTRDVPDGPGAAGGTFKGDLWGRIAVSLTVVAFLVEAGGVATRALSVERAPWANMYEFSITFSTVAVGSYLVLLALKKNVRWIGLPLVTTVLLDLGIAVTTLYTDSDQLVPALHSYWLWIHVSTAILCGAVFYLGAVGTILYLFRDSYENKLASGGTPGKFASSVMERLPSAASLDTFSYRINAAVFPLWTFTIIAGAIWAGDAWGRYWGWDPKEVWSFITWVAYAAYLHARATAGWKGRKAAYLALVAFACWLFNYYGVNIFVSGLHSYAGV
- a CDS encoding cytochrome c biogenesis protein ResB, with the translated sequence MSKANSTGTRQRADEDGEARAAAPGPDGSAHGAAGERLSTAPREERETGAGVPAMGVIGWVRWFWRQLTSMRVALILLFLLSLGAIPGSLIPQNSVDDVKVQAFKDQHTTLTPIYEKLQLFDVYSSVWFSAIYILLFVSLIGCIVPRTGQFVGQLRSRPPGAPKRLTRLPAYTIWRTEAGPDEVRAAALAVLRKRRFRAHEAGDAIAAEKGYLREAGNLIFHIALIVMLVAFACGQLFKSEGGKLVVEGDGFSNTLTQYDNIKYGSLYDSESLAPFSFVLDDFVGTYEKSGPQRGTPRTFEARVTYAEGADGAERKGVIKVNEPLVVDGTKVYLIAHGYAPVVTVRDGKGKVVSRSAVPLLPIDNNITSSGAIKVMDGYKDENGEKTQLGFKAFFVPTFAGHGKGQMFSQFPALDFPVLALSAYHGSLGVDSGLAQNVYQLDTSKMKEFTDEKGELLKKMLMPGEKLDLPDGGSITYEGTEEWASFQISQQPGNGWALGGAVAAITGLAGSLFIQRRRVWVRAVRGADGVTVVEMAGLGRSESARLPEELGELSAALVTTAPVAPAAPEKPDLDGKPDTPDTPAAPGATNEAGSRPVHPAEAPAEGAEK
- a CDS encoding cytochrome c biogenesis CcdA family protein, with the translated sequence MSGTLLVSLPIALLAGLISFFSPCVLPLVPGYLSYVTGVSGTDLADARRGRVVTGAALFVLGFTVVFVSGGALFGYFGQELQVHAELFNKVLGVLMILMGVFFMGLLPGVTQREFRFHRRPVAGLAGAPLLGALFGIGWTPCIGPTFAAVSTLAFTEGTAGRGALLTVAYCLGLGVPFVLAAIAFRKALGAFGWVKRHYAWVMRIGGGMMIVTGILLLTGVWATIMQQMQSWSSGFVVGI